Proteins co-encoded in one Mastacembelus armatus chromosome 24, fMasArm1.2, whole genome shotgun sequence genomic window:
- the LOC113143962 gene encoding 5-hydroxytryptamine receptor 1B-like, with translation MENASQLKPAPAIYGELLNISTNYTHANFTSKPEGKDTNLAFQAGLAVTLALITFATTLSNAFVIATIYQSRKLHTPANFLIASLAVTDLLVSILVMPISALYTVSQTWTLGQVVCDIWLSSDITCCTASILHLCVIALDRYWAITDAVEYSKKRTLGRAAGMIATAWVIAISISLPPFFWRQVKAEEVTSCNVNTDHIFYTIYSTFGAFYIPTLLLIALYGRIYVEARKRILKQSQNKPGKRLTSAHLITNSPGSVASTTSLNYGTNDTSSCDTTSSANVSQVKVTVSDALLEKKRISAARERKATKTLGIILGAYIVCWLPFFIYTLLVPVCESCFQPELFDIFTWLGYLNSLINPIIYTMSNEDFKQAFHKLIRFRCCRA, from the coding sequence ATGGAGAATGCCAGTCAGCTCAAACCAGCGCCTGCCATCTACGGAGAGCTGTTGAACATCTCCACCAACTACACCCATGCCAATTTCACGTCGAAGCCGGAGGGGAAGGACACTAACCTGGCTTTTCAGGCGGGTCTAGCGGTGACCTTAGCCCTCATAACCTTCGCCACAACGCTCTCAAACGCGTTCGTCATCGCCACCATTTACCAATCCCGCAAATTACACACCCCGGCCAACTTTCTGATCGCCTCCCTGGCGGTCACGGACCTCCTGGTGTCCATTTTAGTGATGCCCATCAGCGCGCTGTACACGGTGAGCCAGACCTGGACTCTCGGGCAGGTAGTTTGTGACATCTGGCTATCCTCGGATATAACGTGTTGCACCGCGTCCATCCTGCACCTGTGCGTAATTGCGCTGGACCGCTACTGGGCCATCACAGACGCGGTGGAGTACTCCAAAAAGCGCACGCTGGGGCGCGCAGCCGGGATGATCGCCACAGCCTGGGTGATCGCCATCTCCATCTCCCTGCCGCCTTTCTTCTGGCGCCAGGTGAAGGCAGAGGAGGTGACGAGCTGCAACGTGAACACCGACCACATTTTCTACACTATCTACTCCACCTTCGGCGCTTTCTACATCCCCACGCTGCTGCTCATCGCCCTGTACGGGAGGATCTACGTGGAAGCCCGAAAGCGCATCCTGAAGCAGTCGCAAAACAAGCCGGGGAAGAGACTCACCTCGGCGCACCTGATCACCAACTCCCCGGGCTCGGTGGCGTCCACCACCTCTCTGAACTACGGGACGAACGACACCTCATCCTGTGACACTACCTCGTCCGCGAACGTGAGCCAAGTCAAAGTCACTGTGTCCGACGCGCTGCTGGAGAAGAAGCGGATCTCCGCCGCCAGGGAGAGGAAGGCGACCAAAACTTTGGGAATAATCCTCGGAGCCTACATCGTATGCTGGCTCCCGTTTTTCATTTACACTCTTCTAGTGCCTGTCTGCGAGTCCTGCTTCCAACCGGagttatttgacattttcaccTGGCTGGGTTACCTCAACTCCCTAATCAACCCCATCATTTACACCATGTCCAACGAGGACTTCAAGCAGGCTTTCCACAAGCTGATACGGTTTAGATGCTGCAGGGCATGA